A window of Bdellovibrionales bacterium genomic DNA:
CTTAATATCTGGGCATGGGGAAGGAAGGGGATCTTGAACTTCGCCATAGGGGTGATTTCCGCGAATCGTGTTCACATGAGTGAGGACTGGATAAAGAATGTGGAGATCTGTCTGTTGGGTATTAATGGGTTCCGCTCGATTGAATTTGCTTTGAGGCCAGGCGTGTTCAGTATTGACCAAAGAGGAATCGGGAATGCGACCAGGACCCGGGCCACCATTCCTACCAAAGCTAGTAGAATCAAGAGTTTCTTCGCAATAGATCGTACGAAGCTGATAGCCACCCTTAGGACTGACTTCTAGGTGGAGCTGCCCAAACAAAAATTGCCTGGCTTCGTTATACGAGAATTTTCTAAATTGAGTGCATTTTGATTTACTGGGACAGCTTTCGGAAATTTCATCGTAGTCATCTGGATGTCCAATATGAACTTTTTTAAGAATGGCATTGAGCTTATCCTTTAAATCTTGATTTTTGAGTTTTCCTTGGGCGAGTTCGTTGTAGAAATCCTGACCGTAATAGGCGTTAGGATTGTCGAAAACGGGGGCACTTTGAGCTTGCAGAGCAATAAGTAAACTAAAACTCAGTAACTTTAGAATTTCTGATCTCAACATGCCAAATCCCCTTTTGTATTTGTTCTAAATAAAATAAAAAAAGGAGACGTTACGACAGACACAAGTCTAGTTAGGCTTGAGTTTTGATCCAACAAAAAAATGAAGAAGCTGATTGAATTCAAGAAACTGGACGTAGGTCAATCGAAAATACCACTGCCGACTATTGTTGGAACGCAGTTATCGTTATTCGCGCAAACACTCGGCTCCAAGCAGGACGAGTCATCGTGCTGTCTGAATGGAGAGAAAATTCCATTTGCCTGATTCGCCCTGATTGTCCCGAGTCGATTTTGATCCTTCCAAAATTTCGCTCAAAAAGGGTATTCTCTTTTCCGTAGATTTGCTGCAAAACAGATCTGACGACAGACTTTGCGACATGAGTCAGTCCGCTCGACATAAGTTCATAATAAGTATAACCATCCTCAAGTTTTCAGTGAGCATGCCCCAAAGTGTCGGTCCCCGGTGAGAATGGCAAAACCCTTGGGATGAGTGCGTTTGAGAATGGCATTGAAACGTTCCCAGGAATTTGAAAAATCAATCCACTGCTCACCTCCGGCCAAGCTAGGCGAGAGCACTGAAAAACTGCTGACGAGAAAATGGGCTTGGGCCGGGCTCGTTTTTAGCTCGCGTTCGAGCCACTGCCATTGCTGTTCTCCCAAAATATCATCAGGAATGTCGTCCGCGTCAGACTTGTGATACCGAGTATCGAGCAAAATAATTTTAATCTGTTGTCCAGGAGGGCCCATGAGGTAAGAGGTGTATATGCCCTTCTGATGTCGACGGGAACTGACGGGCGGCTCACCAATGAAATCTAAAAATATTGCTGAGCAATCTCCTTGAACTTCCACTTTCGACCGGCATTGTTCTTAACCATAGTCGTGGTGCGTCCCAGGTTCCAATGATCGGCGTTTTTCTGGATAAATTGTGCGTAGTCCGGTTGTTGAAGTTGAATTTGAAATTTTTCTTTGAGTACCTGGGGATCTCGAGTGTCTCCGTAAATGGCGTCTCCCATCCAAATATAAAACTGCGGTTTGATGGCAGTGAGAGCGGGCCAAAGTGGCTGAGGGAGCGTCTCTTTGTTGCAGGATCCGAAGGAAAACTGGGTGACAGGTTCGAGAATTTCAACTTTTGAACTGGCAAAGCAGAGCAGTTGAAATTGAAACAAAGGACAAACAACAAAAGAAAATAATCGAACAGTGAATCTTATGTAGGTTCTGAACATGTCCCTTTGCCTCCCCCAGACCAGAAAACCAATTCATTCTCTCTTTTACAAAGTTCCAAAATCAAGACTCGCTAGGTCGAAGAGACGCGCCATATAAATATTAAAGTCTAGATCTTTCTTTTCAAAGCCAACATTCCATGAACTGGCCTGCTTGATTGTTGTTCCAAACTCCAAGGGCCCTGGCTGAACTAAATCTCAGGAATCCAGGATCTTCAAACATGCTTCCGGCAGCAGCGCTCTCGTTGTGAGCACTGCACCAAGCCGAACTCGATCCTGAACCCTGATTTAGTTCAGCCAACTCCTGTCTTTTGGACACAGCAGAATCACTGAAGGCTTGCGGGCTAACCACTGTATTAAAGTTTAAGATTCTCCTTCATAGGAAGAGTTAATCTGGGTGTCTTAAGCTGGCCCACGAGGATGTTGGTGAGGCGGGCCCCCTAAGTCCCATGAGTGGGAGGTATTTGCCTCTCCCTTCTGCTATGATATGAAGCGAACTTGCCCCCATTGTTCACTTTGTCATGAGATTTCGTTGCAAGCAATGTCGACTGAGCTTTTCAGAAGCTACCGGACAAAAGTGCTATAGGCAAAAATTGAGCACACAAAATGCAAGCCCCTTTCGGTGACCATTTATCAATCGCCTCATTTGTAAAGCCTGGTGTACATTAAAGGATCCCAAAAGGTTGAAGGATCATATTGACCTCTATGTTGATTTTCATAATCACCAGATCATTCCATGACGAGCCGGGAATTTTGGTACCAATACACAAGTTCCCTTTAGACCACAAGTTGTTCTAGATTCGGCTGTAAACTTCACCGGAGGAGCTGCCGGCAGGAGAAGTCTCATAGATCAGGTATTGGTTGCCCGCCGAAAGCTGGAAGGCCCAGGAATAGGGGTCCTCAGATCCAAATTCTATGGGAAGGGGAGAGAGCTCAAGTTGAGTCGAAATACCTAAACTGTCGACTATTCTGAGCAAAACCCGCGAACTCATTGAGCCGAACTGAACTATTCGGCTTGCGAGATCAAAGCTGGCATCTCCCTCCACGACGACGGCTGAATAGGGTGCTGTTCCTCCGGTTATATCAATTTGATATTGCCCGTTTACAAATGTGAGAGAGTTTGGACCTGCCACTTTGAGCGCATTCGACGGGGCAGCCTCGTTGCCCATATGTCCTTGAATGGTATTGTCAACATTCAGGCAGGATGAAAATGAGACCAGGGTCAACAGGAGTCCACTGAAGGCAAAGAGCCATTTTTGATCCCACCAACGTCCCATAATTGACCTCAATAAATATCGCTCATGTTGTTATCGGCGATAGATAGAGATATCTTAAATATTCTCCCTTTGAGATCTCTATTTGTTTTTAGCGAAGTCCGTGTTTGAGTCAGAAGTGTCGATGGAGGCTACCACAGGGCGTTCCATTGCTCCAACACTGGGTCGGACCGCGAGGGGGCGAGTGAATAACCATTGGCGCACAGAGATTTGTGAGAGAAGTATTCCGGGAAAAAAGAAGAGAGAACAAAGACGTAAGGCGGTTGACCAGTTGAAAAGACTTTCGTAGGCGGCAAGGCTTTGTCCGTTATGGAAAAGGTACCAGCCTCCACTTGCGGATCCAATCAAAATGGAAATAGTTTGCATGAGATTGAACAGTGTGAGAACGGGAGTCTTGTCCTGAGAACGGATTCCATTAAAGAGCAGCAGAAACGTGACAAGCTCATAGGTGCCCCAAGCGGCGCCACTCAGCACCTGCAAGCAAAGCAAATAGCTAAAGTCGTGGGAGACATTCCAGAGCATCGGGAGAGGTATAACGCCCAGAACCGCAACAAATAAGACTCGCTCAGGCTTCCATTTTCCAAGATAGCGCCTTAAGAAAAAGAGAGTGAACACTCTGGCTACGATGGAGGTGCTGAGCATACTCATGTATTTTCCGTAGCTCATGCCAAGTCCCTTCAACATGAGGGGATTAAAAAAAACGGCTCCCACATGAACGCCGATTCCAAGAACAAACATAAATAACAGAAGTTTTCCGGTTACTTGTCCACGTATTTGCTGAATCGTGGATCGGTATTGAAGTGATTGCGGGACTTCATTTAGAAATCTTCCTCCCGACTGGTTGGTGAGGTGATAAGCAGAGATGATTCGAAAAATTCCAGCCACAAAAAAGAGAAAAAAGAAACTTGAGTTCACCGGGATCTGTTGTGATTTTGAAATACCAAGCCACCATCCTCCGAGAAGAATTCCCGCCAACACCGCTCCCTGGCTGATCACGTTGCGAGTTGCAAAAAATGGCGTCCGAATTTTAACAGGAATGATTGTTCCCATCCAGGCATTCCACGCGGGTCCGTTAGCCATACCCGTTGCCCAATAGAGAGAGGCAAGAAGAAAGATGAGGTTCAGAGAGAGAATCTCAAAATACGCTTGCAGGGAAAGTATGAACAGAACAACGGCCTGTGCGAAGGATGTGAGCACGACCCACTGTTTCATGGATTTCATTCTTCTCATCATCACGGGTGAAACCATCTGCAGAAGGCCTCCTGCAAGCAAGGGAAGGGAAGTGACCCAACCGGCCGATAGATCGGAGTATCCCAATGCCAGGACGAAGGCTGCCAAATAGGTTTCTCCCGACCCAACCATTAGACTTTGAAAAAGAGCATCGCCATAACTTGAGCTGACATTTTGCCGAAGCTGTTGATTCAAAGGTCTAGACCCTCTTTTGTGCTGCCAATCTAGTTTGACTCAAATGATCATTGATCTGAAGGGATCAGACGAAATAACGCGAATCGCTAGACGCCCGACACTTGCAAGACTGGGAGCTTAAGGATTTCTTCTTCGCCCACGGGATTTGCGACCGCTCTGAGAAAAGCGAGGTTTTCTGCCCTCACGTCGGCTTTCGATGAGGGCCTTTGCTTTTCCTGGACTCATGATGCGAGCCTGGAAGGCTTCTTCTGAGTGGTATGGTTGATCAATTACGATATCTATTTGATGGGATGTTTTCTTCTCGATAGCAAAGAGAAATGACTTCTCCTCTGCCGTACAAAAAGAAATAGCGTCACCGTCTGTTCCTGCTCTGGCCGTGCGTCCGATTCGATGTACATAGTCTTCAGGAACAATGGGCAATTCATAATTGATGACATGAGTAATGCCTTCGACATCGATCCCACGGGAGGCGATATCTGTTGCCACAAGAACGCGGAGCTGATCACGGTCAAAGTCTCCAAGAGCTCGCTGGCGTGCGTTCTGTGATTTGTTGCCGTGAATCGCGGCCGCTGAAATCCCATTCGTTTGAAGTTTTTCAGAGACTCTGTCCGCGACATGTTTCATTGCAACAAAAACCAGGACTTTATGAAGGTCGTTGCCTTTTAGGACATGTACCAAAAGATTTGGCTTATCCTTTTTCTCAACGAACATGACGGATTGTTTGATCCGCTCAACCGTTGTGGCAGGAGGCGTGACTTCCACCTTTTGGGGATTCCGCAAAATGGACTGGGCAAGACTTTGAATTTCAGTTGGCATCGTAGCCGAAAAAAACAAATTATGCCTCTGGGCTGGAAGCAGAGGAATGATTTTCTTGACGTCCTTTAAAAAACCCATGTCCAGCATGCGATCGGCTTCATCGAGCACAAATATTTCGATGCGGTCCAGGCGAAGATGCCTCTGGTCAATAAGATCGAGAAGTCGTCCAGGAGTCGCAACGAGAACGTCGACACCCAGAGAGAGAGCTCGAACTTGGTTTCCCTGTCCGACGCCGCCAAAGATGGCAGTGTATTTTTGTCGCAGATGTTTTCCGTAGGTGACGAGGTTCTTTTGAATTTGGCTTGCCAGTTCTCGAGTTGGAGTCAGAATTAAAACGCGGGGGCTACGCGGAACAGGGCGAACCTGTCGACTGAAAAGGTGGTTGAGAATCGGAAGGCAAAAGGCCGCCGTTTTGCCCGTCCCTGTTTGGGCAATTCCCAAAAGGTCATGACCCTCAAGAATCAAAGGGATTGCAAGCTGCTGAATTGGCGTTGGAATTTTGTATCCGGCTTCTTTGATAGCAAGCTGAATCTGAGGAATAAGTTTAAGATCTGAAAACAGAATGTTTGACATGGGGATCATAGGTCCAATCTTGTGGGTTCCTCCTTCTACCCTAAAAACGGAAGAGCTGAGTCATTATTTTGAATATTCTATAATTTTTTCACCATTGGAAGCCATAAGCCTATTTATTTTTAAATTCCTTCTCAAGGATATCAAGGCTTTCAGGAGTTGCCATTTTGCGGAAGGCATCTTCTTTTTTTGTGAGACTGAGCGTGCTGAAAATCCATAAGACGACATAGCTACAATATAGCGCGATTAAGAATCGACTCAGCGAGCGCCTAGGGAGCCGAAAATGTTCAACAAAACCAATCAGTAAGAGAATTCCTGTGACAGCTAAACCTACGAGGCCAATGGGTTTTAGGAGCGGAGACAAGATGATCATTACGATAAAAAGGAAGGTTGGCCAATACGGTCAGAACATAGAGTTTACGAAATTGGACTTCGGCTTGATAAAAAACAGGAACGTATAATAGAAAAAACCTGAAATGATAAAATGACACGCGATTGAGGAGATGGGAAAGAAAATGAGGCCAGAAAAAAACACCAGACACACTCTGGGCGACAAAGCCTGAAAGCATCCCGCAAAGAGCGCTAAGAGTTCCCTGAATGACGATAATTGTCCACCAATCCCATTCGGGAATGTTGCGAATTCCAATGACAGGATTTTTAGAATAATTCAAAATGAAAATCAAAATTTCCTTTGCTTTTAGTTTCAAATTTATCCAATCCAATGTTTGTTCTGTCTGCATATTCTAATGGAACCATTTCGCTGGTAAGTCGGCAAGAAAAATGGCAAACAATCGAACAGGGGCCTGATCAATAGATCATAACAGCCGAACCCGAAACTCCTCAAAAATGGGCTCCTACCTTTAGTGAAGCATCAACTGCGGAGCGATCAGCACTGTCAGTTACCATAGCCGAACGATAGCTGAGTCCTGCTCCAAATGAAAGCTCACGGGTAATAGGACTATCGACGCTCAAAGAGAAAATGGAAGAGGGCGTTGAATACTCTTCTATTTCAACCTGATTCGCCAGCCTTGTCTTAAGTTCGAGAAATCGCGCCGCTAGACCAAAGCCGAAATGCAGTTTGACCGATGGGGTAAGAGGTGTTCGGTAGATAAGGCTCAGATCGAATTCTTGAAGAGTCGTGGAAACTGTTCGATCGATCTCGGCATCTGAATATCTTCTGATCGAACCCTCTGCCATCCAGTTGA
This region includes:
- a CDS encoding endonuclease, with the translated sequence MLRSEILKLLSFSLLIALQAQSAPVFDNPNAYYGQDFYNELAQGKLKNQDLKDKLNAILKKVHIGHPDDYDEISESCPSKSKCTQFRKFSYNEARQFLFGQLHLEVSPKGGYQLRTIYCEETLDSTSFGRNGGPGPGRIPDSSLVNTEHAWPQSKFNRAEPINTQQTDLHILYPVLTHVNTIRGNHPYGEVQDPLPSPCPDIK
- a CDS encoding DEAD/DEAH box helicase, producing the protein MSNILFSDLKLIPQIQLAIKEAGYKIPTPIQQLAIPLILEGHDLLGIAQTGTGKTAAFCLPILNHLFSRQVRPVPRSPRVLILTPTRELASQIQKNLVTYGKHLRQKYTAIFGGVGQGNQVRALSLGVDVLVATPGRLLDLIDQRHLRLDRIEIFVLDEADRMLDMGFLKDVKKIIPLLPAQRHNLFFSATMPTEIQSLAQSILRNPQKVEVTPPATTVERIKQSVMFVEKKDKPNLLVHVLKGNDLHKVLVFVAMKHVADRVSEKLQTNGISAAAIHGNKSQNARQRALGDFDRDQLRVLVATDIASRGIDVEGITHVINYELPIVPEDYVHRIGRTARAGTDGDAISFCTAEEKSFLFAIEKKTSHQIDIVIDQPYHSEEAFQARIMSPGKAKALIESRREGRKPRFSQSGRKSRGRRRNP
- a CDS encoding MFS transporter, which codes for MNQQLRQNVSSSYGDALFQSLMVGSGETYLAAFVLALGYSDLSAGWVTSLPLLAGGLLQMVSPVMMRRMKSMKQWVVLTSFAQAVVLFILSLQAYFEILSLNLIFLLASLYWATGMANGPAWNAWMGTIIPVKIRTPFFATRNVISQGAVLAGILLGGWWLGISKSQQIPVNSSFFFLFFVAGIFRIISAYHLTNQSGGRFLNEVPQSLQYRSTIQQIRGQVTGKLLLFMFVLGIGVHVGAVFFNPLMLKGLGMSYGKYMSMLSTSIVARVFTLFFLRRYLGKWKPERVLFVAVLGVIPLPMLWNVSHDFSYLLCLQVLSGAAWGTYELVTFLLLFNGIRSQDKTPVLTLFNLMQTISILIGSASGGWYLFHNGQSLAAYESLFNWSTALRLCSLFFFPGILLSQISVRQWLFTRPLAVRPSVGAMERPVVASIDTSDSNTDFAKNK